Proteins encoded by one window of Sphaerodactylus townsendi isolate TG3544 linkage group LG02, MPM_Stown_v2.3, whole genome shotgun sequence:
- the RHOJ gene encoding rho-related GTP-binding protein RhoJ, whose product MWGRPLAPLLLQLVELQTAKHGNGWRGETHARCHRTRSSVLFSLCNVPDFLFTVTVTVGGKQHLLGLYDTAGQEDYNQLRPLSYLNTDVFLICFSVVNPASYHNVQEEWVPELKVCMPHVPYVLIGTQIDLRDDPKTLTRLLYMKEKPLTYEHGIKLAKEIGAQCYLECSALTQKGLKAVFDEAILTIFNPKKKKPRCAECCSPCAVL is encoded by the exons CATGGGAatgggtggaggggggaaacaCATGCAAGGTGTCACCGTACACgttcttctgttcttttctccctttgcaaCGTTCCCGATTTTCTTTTTACAGTAACTGTGACGGTCGGAGGCAAACAACACTTGCTTGGGCTTTACGACACAGCTGGGCAG GAGGACTACAATCAGCTACGACCTCTCTCCTACCTCAACACGGACGTGTTCTTGATCTGTTTCTCTGTCGTGAACCCCGCCTCGTACCACAACGTCCAGGAAGAATGGGTGCCGGAACTGAAAGTCTGCATGCCCCACGTGCCTTATGTCTTGATAGGAACGCAG ATCGATCTGCGAGATGATCCCAAAACCTTGACCCGGTTGCTCTACATGAAGGAGAAACCCCTGACTTATGAACATGGCATCAAACTCGCCAAAGAG ATTGGGGCCCAGTGCTACTTGGAGTGTTCGGCTTTGACGCAGAAGGGCCTGAAGGCCGTCTTCGATGAAGCGATCCTCACCATCTTCAACCCCAAGAAAAAGAAGCCGCGTTGTGCCGAATGCTGCAGTCCCTGCGCAGTCCTATGA